GCCGGCAGAATACCCAGCGCCGTCTCGGGGTTGCCGAGCCTGACGGTTGTGGAGGCAATGCGAAAGTCGGCCGCATACGCGAGTTCGGCTCCGCCGCCCAGCGCCCAACCGTCCAGAGCGGCGATAACCGGCATGGGCAGTCGTGCAATGCGGGAAAAGAGCCCGGAGTTGATGCCCCGCAGAGCATCGGCTTCGCGCCGCTCTCGCAGCTGCGCAATATCGGCGCCGGACGCAAAGACGCCGTTGCTTCCCGACAGAATAAGGATGCGCGGCTCGCGTTCGAGTTCCGCACACACGGCGTGCAGCTCATCGATCATGGTCTGGTCGATCGCGTTTCGCACCTCGGGCCGGTGCAGTTGCACATGGATCCGGTCCGGGGCACGGTCAACCAGCAGCGTCGTTGGTTCCGCAGTCACTCCGGGTGTAGTCGGCTCAGACACCGGTTCAGAAGAAGTCATCGGGGGTGCCGGCTGCCTTCGTCACCTCATCGGTGCCGATTCGCGCGGCGGTGAGCTTGGCCATGGCCACGCGCAGCCCGGATTCCATCTGCGCGGACCACACCTCGATCTCACGACGGGCGGCATCGGCGGCATCCGCTCTCGCTAATGCCTTTTCCTTCTCCTCGCGCTCGTTCTTCACCTGCTGAATGCTGAGCGTAATACCATAATACGCGGCCACCATGGAGGCGATCGGAGTGGCAATGACCGCGAGGGCGTTGATGCTCTCACTCGTGACACTCACGATGATCATCACAATAAAGGCAACAGCCAACGACACCATGCCCACGAGAACCACGAGGGCTACGTTTGCCGGTGCCTTGACGCCAGGAACGGATGCCGCCGGCTGCGGAGTCGACGGGGCCTGTGGCACGTCTGTGCCCTGCGTTACTGAGCCTGACTGCCCCAGATTCAGAACCTTGGTCTCCGCCTCGTTCCGCAGACCCGACTCGGCAGCGAGTGCTGACGTAGACGTGCGCGGGGGCTTGGCTGTGGGCAAATCAGTCATGGTTTACTCCGTCATCCGTATAGTGGGGGTCGCTTCATTGTGGTGCGACTACGCAGTGGGGTCAAGAATGGTGGGTGCAGAGTTCAGAAACACTCGCTTGTAGCTTCGGCCATCGTCGAGTTGCACGGTCTGGCTCGTGAGCTTGCCGCGTGATACCTGCAGATACACGGCCTGGGCACTCACACCCAGCTGCGCGGCGGCTTCGGCAACCGAGAGTCCCGGCAGGTCGGTGGGCACGCTGCTCGGGCGCACGGAGCGTTTGCGGCCAGCGAGCAGCCGTGCTGAGATCTCCTCATCGGTCCCGGCCCACCGCCAGCGGGCGGCTGCCGGCTTGAGACCGGCGGCTTCCGCAATCTCGTCCCAGGTGGACCCGCCCTCAACGGCCGCGCGCACACTGGTGAGCATCACCGGGTCGGCTTCGAGTTCGTGCAGGAGAGCGCGGACGGCACGGAGGCGCTCAAGAGGTGCGCCGTCTCCCCGTGCGGATTCGCCGGACAGGGAGTGCACGGCGTTGAGGGCCGCTCGCGTGCCGGGGGCCAGAAAGTCAGTCACGATAGGCAGGTCTCCTCAGCGGGCAGGCAGGTCGGGAACGTGCGCCTCGGGTCCGGCTTCGCCGCCGAGCGCCTGCGCGAGGCGCTCACGGGCGCGCCCCAGATGGTCATCCAGGAGGTGAGCCGCTGCTTCGCTCTGGCCGTGCCGAATATGATCAAGGATCATGTCGTGCTCCGAGTGGATGAGGCCCGGGGAGAGCAGGTTGAGGCTCTGCACCCGGGTCATACACAGGCGCACCTCGCTCACCAGGGATCGATACATCTTGCTCATGCGCTCGTTCCCCATGGCGTCGATGAGGCTGAGGTGAAACCGCATGTCCGGTTCCACGAGATCCAGCGGCGAGGCATCGGTCAGCGCGGCTATTTGCTGGTTCGCGAGCACGGCATCCGGTGGCACCGTTTGCGTGGCGGCGAGCCGGCGAAGAACCTCGCACTCGAGGTAAGCCCGGGCCAGGTAGATGTCGCGCACCGCGTCGGGGCCAAGCTCCGCCACGCGTGCGGTCTTGTGCGCGCCGCGCACGAGCAGCCCTTCACTCACGAGGCGCTCAATGGCGGCCTTGGCCGTGGGTCTGGCCACGTCGTAGGAGGCGGCAAGATCGGTTTCGGTGAGCGCTACCTGCGCGGTGAGCTCACCCGCGAACAGGCGCGTGCGCAGATCGGCGGCGATGGCATCAACAATCGATGTGGCCGCAACGGAAATGACCACGGGTCCACCTTTCCCAACGTATTTATTCAATCTTGCCAGACAAGATCGAGGATGGCATTGACAGACATGCACACTTGTAAGACAATTTAGCCATCGCCACCTGAATGTGGCGCAACCTCAGTGTGGAGACCTCATCATTCAGACCAGCCTCGCTCTCGCCCTCGCGGCGCCGCCGCTCACAACCTCTTTCCTCGCAGCGACTACAGACCCCTTCCTGCAGATCACCGATCCGCTTTTCGGCAATCTGGCACTGTCGGCACTCTGCGCCGCCCTGCCCCTCATCCTGCTTTTCGTTCTGCTCGGCGTCTTTCGAATGAAAGCGCACAAAGCCGCACTCGCCGGCTTGCTGCTCTCCATCGTGCTGGCCATTGTCGGCTGGCAGATGCCGATCGGTCAGGCTCTGAGCGCGGCCGGCGCCGGAGCGTTCTACGGGCTGGTCCCCATTCTGTGGATCCTCGTGAATGCGCTCTGGATCTACAAGCTCACCGTGGCCACACCCTGGTTTGAGGTGCTGGGCCGCACCATTCGGTCGATCTCCAATGACCTGCGCAT
This sequence is a window from Cryobacterium sp. CG_9.6. Protein-coding genes within it:
- a CDS encoding GntR family transcriptional regulator, with the translated sequence MVISVAATSIVDAIAADLRTRLFAGELTAQVALTETDLAASYDVARPTAKAAIERLVSEGLLVRGAHKTARVAELGPDAVRDIYLARAYLECEVLRRLAATQTVPPDAVLANQQIAALTDASPLDLVEPDMRFHLSLIDAMGNERMSKMYRSLVSEVRLCMTRVQSLNLLSPGLIHSEHDMILDHIRHGQSEAAAHLLDDHLGRARERLAQALGGEAGPEAHVPDLPAR
- a CDS encoding enoyl-CoA hydratase/isomerase family protein, translating into MTAEPTTLLVDRAPDRIHVQLHRPEVRNAIDQTMIDELHAVCAELEREPRILILSGSNGVFASGADIAQLRERREADALRGINSGLFSRIARLPMPVIAALDGWALGGGAELAYAADFRIASTTVRLGNPETALGILPAAGALWRLAQLVGEPVAKEIILAGRILTADEALAVHLVTEVHESVDLLAAAHALADRIGAQDPLATQLAKKVFHAPLDAHPLVDNESQAILFESPEKFRRMDAFLERRKHS